One genomic segment of Agromyces intestinalis includes these proteins:
- the sfnG gene encoding dimethylsulfone monooxygenase SfnG has protein sequence MSQNSLIHEPLKFAYWVPNVSGGLVVSNIEQRTDWSYDYNVRLAQTAERVGFEYALSQVRYLSSYGAAQQHESTSISLALLLATEKLKVIAAVHPGLWEPAVLAKFILTADQFSKGRAAVNVVSGWFKDEYTKLALPWLEHDERYRRSAEFIEVLRGLWTQENFEFAGDFYRVNDFTLRPGPYPVEGRPHPEIFQGGNSTAARFNGGAHADWYFSNGKDFDGFTEQYDDVTRIAAEHGRTVRFGLNGFAIVRDTEAEAREQLREIIAQADEASVEGFRRSVQQAGPSTHDKKGMWADSTFEDLVQYNDGFRTQLIGEPEQVARRIIAYKQRGVNLVLLGFLHFIEEVERFGTEVIPIVRELEAELDRTGAVDPVAV, from the coding sequence GTGTCGCAGAACAGCCTGATCCACGAGCCGCTGAAGTTCGCCTACTGGGTGCCGAACGTGAGCGGCGGGCTCGTGGTGTCGAACATCGAGCAGCGCACCGACTGGTCGTACGACTACAACGTGCGACTCGCGCAGACCGCCGAGCGCGTCGGCTTCGAGTACGCGCTCTCGCAGGTGCGCTATCTGTCGAGCTACGGGGCCGCGCAGCAGCACGAGTCGACGTCGATCTCGCTCGCGCTGCTGCTCGCGACCGAGAAGCTCAAGGTCATCGCGGCCGTGCACCCCGGGCTCTGGGAGCCGGCCGTGCTCGCGAAGTTCATCCTCACCGCCGACCAGTTCTCGAAGGGCCGCGCCGCGGTCAACGTGGTCAGCGGCTGGTTCAAGGACGAATACACGAAGCTCGCCCTGCCGTGGCTCGAGCACGACGAGCGCTACCGTCGCTCGGCCGAATTCATCGAGGTGCTGCGAGGGCTCTGGACGCAGGAGAACTTCGAGTTCGCGGGCGACTTCTACCGCGTCAACGACTTCACCCTGCGGCCCGGGCCGTACCCGGTTGAGGGCCGGCCGCACCCCGAGATCTTCCAGGGCGGCAACTCGACCGCTGCGCGGTTCAACGGCGGCGCGCACGCCGACTGGTACTTCTCGAACGGCAAGGACTTCGACGGGTTCACCGAGCAGTACGACGACGTCACCCGCATCGCCGCCGAGCACGGACGCACCGTGCGGTTCGGCCTCAACGGGTTCGCGATCGTGCGCGATACCGAAGCCGAGGCGCGCGAGCAGCTGCGCGAGATCATCGCCCAGGCCGACGAGGCGTCGGTCGAGGGGTTCCGCCGCTCGGTGCAGCAGGCCGGCCCCTCCACGCACGACAAGAAGGGCATGTGGGCCGACTCGACCTTCGAAGACCTGGTGCAGTACAACGACGGGTTCCGCACGCAGCTCATCGGCGAGCCCGAGCAGGTCGCACGCCGCATCATCGCGTACAAGCAGCGCGGGGTGAACCTCGTCCTCCTCGGGTTCCTGCACTTCATCGAGGAGGTCGAGCGGTTCGGCACCGAGGTCATTCCGATCGTGCGCGAACTCGAGGCCGAGCTCGATCGCACGGGGGCCGTCGACCCGGTCGCCGTCTGA
- a CDS encoding DegT/DnrJ/EryC1/StrS family aminotransferase, with product MTDTLRATEDTAADPGPVPFLDLAAQQAEVADEVLATWQQQLVTASFIGGVEVAAFEREYAEYIGVEHCIGVGNGTDAIELALRAVGVGRGDEVILPVNTFIATAEAVSRVGATPVFVDVDDEHLLIDPRAVDAAVSERTRVVIPVHLYGQTAPVEAIESIARRHDLIVVEDAAQSQGASSAAGRAGALGRVAATSFYPGKNLGAAGDAGAVLTNDAAVAGVVRELGSHGSRVKYVHDRVGGNSRLDSVQATVLRAKLRRLDGWNANRRAAAARYAELLADAPGVRIPVSRPGNTDVWHLYVVRVDERDRVLDGLAAAGIGAAIHYPVPLHLTGAYRDLGYREGQFPIAEASSSRILSLPMSPHLSSAQQERVAEVLRDLTSAGAAAT from the coding sequence ATGACCGATACCCTCCGCGCAACCGAAGACACCGCCGCCGACCCGGGGCCGGTGCCGTTCCTGGACCTCGCCGCTCAGCAGGCCGAGGTCGCCGACGAGGTGCTGGCGACCTGGCAGCAGCAGCTCGTGACGGCCTCGTTCATCGGCGGGGTCGAGGTCGCGGCCTTCGAGCGCGAGTACGCCGAGTACATCGGTGTCGAGCACTGCATCGGCGTCGGCAACGGAACCGACGCGATCGAGCTCGCGCTCCGAGCCGTCGGCGTCGGCAGGGGAGATGAGGTCATCCTCCCGGTCAACACGTTCATCGCCACCGCCGAGGCGGTCAGCCGCGTCGGCGCGACGCCGGTGTTCGTCGACGTCGATGACGAGCACCTCCTCATCGATCCGCGGGCGGTCGATGCGGCGGTCTCCGAACGCACGCGTGTGGTGATCCCCGTTCACCTGTACGGGCAGACCGCTCCGGTGGAGGCGATCGAGTCCATCGCCCGACGCCACGACCTCATTGTGGTCGAGGACGCCGCGCAGTCGCAGGGAGCCTCGTCTGCGGCCGGGCGGGCGGGCGCGCTGGGCCGGGTCGCCGCGACGAGCTTCTACCCCGGCAAGAACCTCGGTGCGGCCGGTGACGCGGGCGCAGTGCTCACGAACGATGCGGCGGTGGCCGGTGTCGTGCGCGAGCTGGGTTCGCACGGCAGCAGGGTGAAGTACGTGCACGATCGGGTCGGCGGCAATTCGCGCCTCGACTCCGTGCAGGCGACCGTGCTCCGCGCGAAACTGCGCCGCTTGGACGGATGGAACGCGAACCGTCGTGCCGCGGCGGCACGGTACGCCGAACTCCTCGCGGATGCGCCCGGCGTGCGGATTCCGGTCTCCCGGCCCGGCAACACCGATGTCTGGCATCTCTACGTCGTCCGCGTCGACGAACGCGACCGCGTGCTCGACGGCCTCGCAGCGGCAGGCATCGGCGCGGCCATCCACTACCCGGTTCCGCTCCACCTCACCGGTGCCTACCGCGACCTCGGGTACCGGGAGGGACAGTTCCCGATCGCCGAGGCCAGCAGCAGCCGGATCCTGTCGCTGCCGATGTCTCCGCACCTGTCCTCCGCGCAGCAGGAACGGGTCGCGGAGGTCCTGCGCGATCTCACCTCGGCAGGGGCAGCAGCGACGTGA
- a CDS encoding acyl-CoA dehydrogenase family protein, protein MTLTSATPDVVTDRWRGAARPQTSAEWLVRAEEVSDILSADAVERDRAGGAPRAEVELLKASGLVTLLGPVEHGGGGQRWETAYRVIRIIARGDGSIGQLLGYHYLWAWAARLVATDEQIAAVEEAYTAGNLLFGGAVNPRDADLVITEDGDELVFNGRKSFSTGGVVSDLTVLEGVLDGTDTHIFAIVPTDQEGIVFAHDWDNLGQRLTESGAVEIRDVRVPWSQAAGFVDREFVPLVYNTWNVPAIQLVFANFYLGIAEGALRTAAGYTRSHTRAWPYGGDDKPRATEEWYILEGYGQLQSKLWADATLIDQVGAEISAELHAPREETTPFRRGELAVRIAAAKLRIVEDGLETATKIYELTGARASANSVGLDIFWRNLRTHSLHDPIPYKKREVGVYALLGELPEPTWYT, encoded by the coding sequence ATGACTCTGACATCAGCGACGCCCGACGTCGTCACCGACCGTTGGCGAGGCGCGGCCCGACCACAGACTAGCGCCGAGTGGCTGGTGCGTGCCGAGGAGGTCTCCGACATCCTGTCCGCCGACGCGGTCGAACGCGACCGAGCCGGCGGCGCCCCGCGGGCGGAGGTCGAGCTGCTGAAGGCGTCAGGCCTCGTGACGCTGCTCGGCCCCGTCGAGCACGGCGGCGGCGGGCAGCGATGGGAGACCGCGTACCGCGTGATCCGCATCATCGCCCGCGGCGACGGCTCGATCGGCCAGCTCCTCGGCTACCACTACCTCTGGGCGTGGGCGGCCCGTCTCGTCGCCACCGACGAGCAGATCGCCGCGGTCGAAGAGGCGTACACCGCCGGCAACCTGCTCTTCGGCGGCGCGGTCAACCCGCGCGATGCCGACCTCGTCATCACCGAAGACGGCGACGAGCTCGTGTTCAACGGGCGAAAGTCGTTCTCGACCGGCGGCGTGGTCTCCGACCTGACGGTGCTCGAGGGCGTGCTCGACGGCACCGACACCCACATCTTCGCGATCGTGCCCACCGACCAGGAGGGCATCGTGTTCGCGCACGACTGGGACAATCTGGGGCAGCGCCTCACCGAGTCGGGCGCGGTCGAGATCCGCGATGTGCGGGTGCCGTGGTCGCAGGCCGCGGGCTTCGTCGACCGCGAGTTCGTGCCGCTGGTCTACAACACCTGGAACGTGCCCGCGATCCAGCTCGTGTTCGCGAACTTCTACCTCGGCATCGCCGAGGGGGCGCTGCGGACCGCGGCCGGGTACACCCGATCGCACACCCGGGCGTGGCCGTACGGCGGCGATGACAAGCCGCGAGCCACCGAGGAGTGGTACATCCTCGAGGGGTACGGGCAGCTGCAGTCCAAGCTCTGGGCCGATGCGACGCTCATCGACCAGGTGGGCGCCGAGATCAGCGCCGAACTGCACGCCCCGCGCGAGGAGACCACCCCGTTCCGTCGAGGCGAGCTCGCAGTGCGCATCGCCGCGGCGAAGCTGCGCATCGTCGAAGACGGCCTCGAGACGGCGACGAAGATCTACGAGCTCACCGGCGCGCGGGCGAGCGCGAACTCGGTCGGCCTCGACATCTTCTGGCGCAACCTGCGCACGCACAGCCTGCACGACCCGATCCCGTACAAGAAGCGCGAGGTCGGCGTCTACGCACTGCTCGGCGAGCTGCCCGAACCCACCTGGTACACCTGA
- a CDS encoding Gfo/Idh/MocA family protein: MTRTLGVAVIGAGYWGPNLARNFQYSPDWRLEAICDLDLDRASALAARLGGVRVTASLDDVLADPAIDAVAIATPARTHHPIAMAAIAAGKHVVVEKPIADGTQRAREMVAAADAAGLVLMTDHTYCYTPAVLKMRELIAEGHLGDILYIDSVRINLGIIQPDVDVFWDLAPHDLSIMDFLLPGGLVPESVTAVGADPLSAGKACIGYLSMMFPGGAIGHAHVNWLSPTKIRQLVIGGSRRTVVWDDLSPQQRVSVYDRGVDLDIQALDGIDRASALISYRLGDTWSPALQEREALAAMVDEFAEAITTGRPPRTDGQSGLRVLSVLEAASQSLQTGTAQERLNAYAGEPR, encoded by the coding sequence ATGACCAGAACCCTCGGCGTCGCCGTGATCGGCGCCGGCTACTGGGGCCCGAACCTCGCCCGCAACTTCCAGTACAGCCCCGATTGGCGGCTCGAGGCGATCTGCGACCTCGATCTGGATCGTGCGTCCGCGCTCGCGGCCCGGCTCGGCGGTGTGCGGGTGACCGCCTCGCTCGACGACGTGCTCGCCGACCCGGCGATCGACGCCGTTGCGATCGCCACGCCGGCACGCACGCATCACCCCATCGCAATGGCCGCCATCGCGGCCGGCAAGCATGTCGTGGTCGAGAAGCCGATCGCCGACGGCACGCAGCGCGCTCGTGAGATGGTCGCGGCGGCCGATGCCGCCGGACTCGTGCTCATGACCGACCACACGTACTGCTACACGCCCGCGGTACTCAAGATGAGGGAACTCATCGCCGAGGGCCACCTCGGGGACATCCTCTACATCGACTCCGTACGCATCAATCTCGGTATCATCCAGCCCGATGTCGACGTCTTCTGGGACCTCGCCCCGCACGACCTGTCGATCATGGACTTCCTGCTGCCGGGAGGCCTCGTGCCGGAGAGCGTCACCGCCGTCGGGGCGGACCCGCTCAGCGCGGGTAAGGCCTGCATCGGATACCTGTCGATGATGTTCCCCGGCGGGGCCATCGGCCACGCTCACGTGAACTGGCTCAGCCCCACGAAGATCCGTCAGCTCGTCATCGGCGGGTCGCGGCGCACGGTCGTGTGGGACGATCTCAGCCCCCAGCAGCGGGTCAGCGTCTACGACCGTGGCGTCGATCTCGATATCCAAGCCCTCGACGGCATCGATCGGGCGTCGGCCCTCATCTCCTACCGGCTCGGCGACACCTGGTCGCCCGCGCTGCAGGAGCGCGAGGCGCTGGCCGCGATGGTCGACGAGTTCGCCGAGGCGATCACGACGGGCCGCCCGCCGCGCACCGACGGCCAGTCCGGGCTGCGCGTGCTGTCGGTGCTCGAAGCCGCGTCCCAGAGCCTGCAGACCGGAACCGCCCAGGAGCGGCTGAACGCGTACGCCGGAGAGCCCAGATGA
- a CDS encoding malate dehydrogenase, which produces MAAATTPVTITITGAGGQIGYALLFRIASGAMLGDDVPVRLRLLEIPQGLRAAEGAALELQDAAFPLLRGVEVTDDTAVGFEGANLALLVGARPRGPGMERGDLLAANGGIFGPQGRAINDHAADDVRVVVVGNPANTNALIAQANAPDVPAERFTALTRLDHNRALGQLAAAVDSPVGEIRDVTIWGNHSATQFPDVSHATAAGDPVLGVLAARLGGTDAAREWLVDEFIPRVAKRGAEIIEVRGSSSVASAASATIDHVRDWVRGTGERGWTSAAVVSDGSYGVPEGLVSSFPVTSDGSGWQIVPGLELDEFARHRIEASVAELESEREAVRELGLV; this is translated from the coding sequence ATGGCTGCTGCGACGACACCCGTCACGATCACCATCACCGGCGCGGGGGGCCAGATCGGCTACGCCCTGCTGTTCCGCATCGCGTCGGGCGCGATGCTCGGCGACGACGTGCCGGTGCGGCTGCGGCTGCTCGAGATCCCGCAGGGGCTGCGTGCGGCCGAGGGCGCGGCGCTCGAGCTGCAGGATGCCGCGTTCCCGCTGCTTCGCGGCGTCGAGGTGACCGACGACACCGCGGTCGGGTTCGAGGGCGCGAACCTCGCGCTGCTGGTCGGCGCGCGGCCGCGCGGCCCCGGCATGGAGCGCGGCGACCTGCTCGCCGCGAACGGCGGCATCTTCGGCCCGCAGGGCCGGGCGATCAACGACCACGCGGCCGACGACGTGCGGGTCGTGGTGGTCGGCAACCCGGCGAACACGAACGCGCTCATCGCGCAGGCGAACGCGCCGGATGTCCCGGCCGAGCGTTTCACCGCCCTCACCCGCCTCGACCACAACCGGGCGCTCGGTCAGCTCGCGGCCGCGGTCGACAGCCCGGTCGGCGAGATCCGGGATGTCACGATCTGGGGCAATCACTCCGCGACCCAGTTCCCGGATGTCTCGCATGCGACCGCGGCCGGAGACCCGGTGCTCGGCGTGCTCGCGGCACGGCTGGGCGGCACCGACGCCGCGCGCGAGTGGCTCGTCGACGAGTTCATCCCGCGGGTCGCCAAGCGCGGCGCCGAGATCATCGAGGTGCGCGGTTCGTCGTCGGTCGCCTCGGCGGCGTCGGCGACGATCGATCACGTGCGCGACTGGGTGCGCGGCACGGGCGAGCGCGGGTGGACGAGCGCGGCGGTGGTGTCGGATGGCTCGTACGGCGTGCCCGAGGGCCTCGTGTCGTCGTTCCCGGTGACGAGTGACGGCAGCGGCTGGCAGATCGTGCCGGGGCTCGAGCTCGACGAGTTCGCGCGGCACCGGATCGAGGCATCCGTCGCCGAACTCGAGAGCGAGCGCGAGGCAGTGCGCGAACTCGGCCTGGTCTGA
- a CDS encoding HPP family protein, whose protein sequence is MAREPMSPARRRQLIVGLVVGLLVGVGISLWTGFWLWLAAGAAVGLAVGAIVKPPGE, encoded by the coding sequence ATGGCACGCGAACCCATGTCCCCGGCCCGGCGCCGGCAGCTCATCGTCGGTCTCGTCGTCGGCCTGCTCGTCGGTGTCGGCATCAGCCTGTGGACGGGCTTCTGGCTGTGGCTCGCCGCGGGTGCGGCCGTCGGCCTCGCTGTCGGGGCGATCGTGAAGCCGCCCGGCGAGTAG
- a CDS encoding DUF1349 domain-containing protein — MSAMIGRPRAATALDLGRATHGSTRIFSDQRRAHTRVGMPCRQPRGATREPRRTVIDRWFRTGARTGSDRNKWIVLVAVAALSATLIAVPAFTGSSAPHADPRSEPISNRVDLRPDLSETPGRGGAPAPVPGLLRPAALAMPELPRSIAATPSQVVFRATQGQGCDTPQGLSIVTWNGPEYAWNASANAAWVHLSQSTGTTPSQPTATADCAGLPVGVHHATVTFTAAGASGSPQTVAVSAVINPASFVTTTTWKDGHRGAFSSSTDDSRLSGYAELVSNGVGGTFVMNGTTPPPEYADMHASGMELGSHLVSHYCTPVDGPTLRDEIERNVAGVAIATGTLDDVATLVWPCGFRSLEYGVVAARYFTSARGYNINQLESATPFDFMNLKSFNSHEHEPVPPADLKSIVDAAEQQGGWANLVLHDFTNDDGAIRYATTKDVWVAPIGTVVNYILQRDRTVITSPTATADTLGFDFSRIGLPTSPLRDFESTIHAADEVTFKVDVSTAPWVSHVRVGGVDLPFEVRIEGGGKSVYFSAPVTLATQHAEIGLSDVVPPVISAAPAALSFSATTGQPVDDLTVELANAGAGTLSWNAAVTGAGAEWLSVTPASGTGSGTLTVHADSASLPPGTHTAAVTVSAPGATPKSIPVTLRVSDNTAQAFAFDYANRGELLADGWDFLAETRTGAVRNTEQTSGATVSYSSSGLRIPADAGDLWQELNDTRNSLFRDLPEDWTQVEVSLEFAPTADFQQAGLVVYGDDDDYVQVTRNYNSGMGGQSTAFISETAGAASEGAPALLSDTEVDLRLQRDGLVITGSFSVDDGATWIPVGVAVRSIASPRLGIVVGASAGGFPVATIHRAIVTAGTPGNPTDPTDPTDPTDPTDPTDPTDPTDPTDPTDPTDPTEPTEHRFSFDYADRSALLADGWDFTARTRSGAARDTEQTSGAVVEYSAQGLRIPVDSGDLWEGLNNTRNSVFRDVPDDWTSLELALDFAPLQSLQQAGLVVYGSDDDYVQITRVFNPWVGGQSIAFIGESGGSAVDAARAYVAPTSMRLRLDRNGGLITSSYSTNDGATWNPVGTLEGEIEHPRLGIVVGGAVGGASALVRDAVVRAASSTPTPEPQPEPTPEPTPEPQPEPQPEPQPEPTPEPTPTPTPEPTPEPTPTPEPEPTPEPEPTPEPEPTPTPTPTTRFDFDYADRAALVGDGWDFLARTSSGTVRDTEQLAGESIVYSPAGLAIPAGPGDLWEGLNSTRNSLFRELPADWASVRLSLQFDPGTNFQQAGVVVYDSDDDYVQVTRNFNSGRGGSGFVMVSERDGVATAPGQAASSATTMVLQLVRLGSTIEGSYSIDDGATWTSLGSTTATFAAPRLGIIVGASEGGSVAAVIRSASVTTAE, encoded by the coding sequence ATGAGTGCGATGATCGGCCGGCCGCGCGCAGCGACGGCCCTCGATCTGGGGCGAGCGACGCACGGATCAACACGGATATTCTCCGATCAGCGGCGTGCGCACACCCGGGTCGGCATGCCCTGTCGGCAGCCGAGAGGCGCTACCCGAGAGCCGAGGAGAACGGTCATCGATCGATGGTTCCGGACCGGTGCACGCACCGGGTCCGATCGCAACAAGTGGATCGTCCTGGTCGCGGTGGCGGCGCTGTCGGCCACCCTGATCGCCGTGCCCGCGTTCACGGGTTCGAGCGCACCGCATGCCGATCCGCGCAGCGAGCCGATCTCGAACCGCGTCGATCTGCGGCCCGACCTCTCGGAGACGCCCGGTCGCGGTGGTGCGCCGGCACCCGTCCCCGGCCTGCTCCGCCCCGCCGCGCTCGCCATGCCCGAGTTGCCGCGCTCGATCGCCGCGACCCCCTCGCAGGTCGTCTTCCGGGCCACCCAGGGGCAGGGCTGCGATACACCGCAGGGGCTCTCGATCGTCACATGGAACGGCCCCGAGTACGCGTGGAACGCCTCGGCGAATGCTGCCTGGGTCCACCTGTCCCAGTCCACGGGCACCACGCCGTCGCAACCGACGGCGACCGCCGACTGCGCTGGGCTTCCCGTCGGCGTGCACCACGCGACCGTCACCTTCACCGCCGCCGGTGCCTCAGGCTCGCCGCAGACGGTGGCGGTGAGTGCCGTCATCAATCCGGCGTCGTTCGTGACCACGACGACTTGGAAGGACGGTCATCGCGGGGCGTTCAGCTCGTCGACCGATGACAGCCGTCTGAGCGGGTACGCCGAGCTCGTGTCGAACGGGGTCGGCGGAACGTTCGTCATGAACGGCACCACGCCCCCGCCCGAGTATGCGGACATGCACGCTTCGGGAATGGAACTCGGGTCGCACCTCGTCAGCCATTACTGCACGCCCGTCGACGGGCCCACGTTGCGCGACGAGATCGAGCGGAACGTCGCCGGGGTGGCGATCGCGACCGGGACGCTCGACGACGTCGCCACCCTCGTCTGGCCGTGCGGGTTCCGCTCGCTCGAGTACGGCGTGGTCGCGGCGCGCTACTTCACCTCCGCGCGTGGCTACAACATCAACCAGCTCGAGAGCGCGACGCCGTTCGACTTCATGAACCTGAAGTCGTTCAACTCGCACGAGCACGAGCCGGTGCCGCCCGCCGACCTGAAGTCGATCGTCGATGCGGCGGAGCAGCAGGGCGGCTGGGCGAACCTCGTGCTGCACGACTTCACCAACGACGACGGTGCGATCCGGTACGCCACGACGAAGGATGTGTGGGTGGCGCCGATCGGCACCGTCGTGAACTACATCCTGCAACGCGATCGCACGGTCATCACGTCCCCCACGGCGACCGCCGACACGCTCGGCTTCGACTTCTCGCGCATCGGACTGCCGACCTCCCCGCTGCGCGACTTCGAGTCGACCATCCACGCGGCCGACGAGGTGACGTTCAAGGTCGACGTGAGCACCGCGCCCTGGGTGTCGCACGTGCGCGTGGGCGGAGTCGATCTGCCGTTCGAGGTGCGAATCGAGGGCGGGGGCAAGTCCGTGTACTTCTCGGCGCCCGTGACGCTCGCGACACAGCACGCCGAGATCGGCCTCTCGGATGTCGTTCCGCCGGTGATCTCGGCCGCGCCGGCGGCGTTGTCCTTCTCGGCGACCACCGGCCAGCCGGTCGACGACCTGACCGTCGAACTCGCCAACGCCGGAGCCGGCACCCTCTCGTGGAACGCCGCCGTCACGGGTGCCGGCGCCGAGTGGCTGTCGGTCACCCCGGCCAGCGGCACGGGATCCGGCACGCTCACCGTCCACGCCGACAGTGCGTCGCTGCCGCCCGGCACCCACACCGCCGCCGTCACGGTCAGCGCTCCCGGTGCGACGCCCAAGTCCATCCCCGTCACGCTCCGTGTGTCCGACAACACGGCGCAGGCGTTCGCGTTCGACTATGCGAACCGCGGAGAACTGCTCGCGGACGGCTGGGACTTCCTCGCCGAGACGCGCACCGGCGCGGTGCGCAATACCGAGCAGACCTCGGGCGCGACCGTGTCGTACTCCTCGTCGGGGCTGCGGATCCCGGCGGATGCCGGCGATCTCTGGCAGGAGCTCAACGACACCCGCAACAGTCTCTTCCGCGACCTCCCCGAAGACTGGACGCAGGTCGAGGTGTCGCTCGAGTTCGCGCCGACAGCCGACTTCCAGCAGGCCGGGCTCGTGGTGTACGGCGATGACGACGACTACGTGCAGGTCACGCGCAATTACAACTCCGGCATGGGCGGCCAGTCGACCGCGTTCATCAGCGAGACCGCCGGCGCGGCGAGCGAGGGCGCACCCGCCCTGCTCAGCGACACCGAGGTCGACCTGCGGCTGCAGCGCGACGGACTGGTCATCACCGGTTCGTTCTCGGTCGACGATGGCGCCACCTGGATCCCGGTCGGCGTCGCCGTGCGCAGCATCGCCTCCCCGCGACTGGGCATCGTCGTGGGTGCCTCGGCGGGCGGCTTCCCGGTCGCGACGATTCATCGCGCCATCGTGACCGCGGGAACGCCCGGGAATCCCACGGATCCGACCGATCCAACCGACCCGACGGATCCGACGGATCCGACCGACCCGACGGACCCGACCGACCCGACGGATCCGACGGATCCGACCGACCCGACGGAGCCGACGGAGCACAGGTTCTCGTTCGACTACGCCGACCGCTCGGCGCTGCTCGCAGATGGGTGGGACTTCACCGCGCGCACCCGGTCGGGTGCCGCGCGCGACACCGAACAGACGTCGGGGGCGGTGGTGGAGTACTCCGCGCAGGGGCTGCGGATCCCGGTTGATTCGGGCGACCTCTGGGAGGGACTGAACAACACCCGGAACAGTGTGTTCCGCGACGTGCCCGACGACTGGACGAGCCTCGAACTCGCGCTCGACTTCGCACCGCTCCAGTCGCTCCAGCAGGCGGGACTCGTGGTGTACGGGTCCGACGACGACTACGTTCAGATCACCCGGGTGTTCAATCCGTGGGTTGGTGGGCAGTCGATCGCGTTCATCGGGGAGTCGGGCGGCTCGGCGGTCGACGCGGCGCGGGCGTATGTCGCACCCACCTCGATGCGCCTGCGGCTCGACCGCAACGGCGGGCTCATCACGAGTTCGTACTCCACGAACGACGGCGCCACCTGGAACCCCGTCGGCACGCTCGAGGGCGAGATCGAGCACCCGCGTCTCGGCATCGTCGTCGGAGGTGCCGTCGGCGGTGCGTCGGCGCTCGTCCGCGACGCGGTCGTGCGGGCGGCGTCCTCGACGCCGACGCCCGAGCCGCAACCGGAGCCGACGCCCGAGCCGACACCGGAACCGCAACCTGAGCCGCAACCTGAGCCGCAACCGGAGCCGACGCCGGAGCCGACGCCGACGCCGACGCCCGAGCCGACCCCGGAGCCGACGCCGACGCCCGAGCCCGAGCCGACGCCGGAGCCCGAGCCGACGCCGGAGCCCGAGCCGACGCCGACGCCGACGCCGACGACCAGGTTCGACTTCGACTACGCCGATCGCGCAGCGCTCGTCGGCGACGGCTGGGACTTCCTGGCACGGACCTCGTCGGGCACGGTCCGTGACACGGAGCAGCTCGCCGGTGAGAGCATCGTGTACTCACCGGCCGGGCTCGCGATTCCCGCCGGACCGGGTGACCTCTGGGAAGGGCTGAACAGCACGAGGAACAGTCTCTTCCGTGAGCTCCCGGCCGACTGGGCGAGCGTTCGGCTCTCGTTGCAGTTCGACCCGGGCACCAACTTCCAGCAGGCCGGGGTCGTCGTCTACGACTCCGACGACGACTACGTGCAGGTCACGAGGAACTTCAACTCGGGACGAGGCGGATCCGGCTTCGTCATGGTGTCGGAGCGCGACGGTGTCGCGACCGCGCCGGGCCAGGCGGCCTCGTCGGCCACGACGATGGTGCTGCAGCTCGTTCGCCTGGGCTCGACGATCGAGGGTTCCTACTCCATCGACGACGGTGCGACCTGGACTTCGCTCGGATCGACTACCGCGACGTTCGCCGCGCCGCGTCTGGGCATCATCGTCGGTGCATCCGAGGGCGGTTCCGTCGCTGCCGTGATCCGATCGGCGAGCGTGACCACTGCCGAGTGA